In the Podospora bellae-mahoneyi strain CBS 112042 chromosome 4, whole genome shotgun sequence genome, one interval contains:
- a CDS encoding hypothetical protein (EggNog:ENOG503PX3C) encodes MKFSLVAVAVAAAFSSTVLAHSSSPADVNMLEMRAAKGRGKHNKHEHPKHDFRLACVCEPDRCPTFLQGKSLCECKAAHLEGCYLKSQRGCPKPSAKKC; translated from the exons ATGAAGTTCTCattggttgctgttgcagttgctgctgccttcTCGTCGACGGTGCTGGCTCACTCGAGCTCACCGGCCGACGTGAACATGCTGGAGATGCGAGCTGCCAAGGGCAGAGGCAAGCACAACAAGCACGAACACCCCAAGCATGACTTTCGTCTGGCTTGTGTTTGCGAGCCCGACCGGTGTCCGACGTTTCTGCAGGGCAAGTCG CTGTGCGAGTGCAAGGCAGCCCACCTCGAGGGATGCTACTTGAAATCGCAGAGGGGATGCCCAAAGCCCTCGGCTAAG AAGTGTTGA
- a CDS encoding hypothetical protein (EggNog:ENOG503PEI9; CAZy:GH135; COG:S), with translation MGTKMTKLSSPSQNNNKALILLPLYIYPSPDAWTPLLLAANRHPNLQFLVVVNPSNGPGEGDRPDENYVRVLQQLRDVENIKLVGYVYCSYGKREQGEMRRDVERYKVWGCEKRGCGVDIKGIFFDEAPADGGHVGYMAEAAGEVRSALGEEAVVVYNPGVFPDQGYWEKGDYVVVFENVAREWWGGYVRENVKKLPKELRERSVVIAHTCQGDEKERILADVRRERWGAHFLTGEGGYESWDGGWGGYVGEADEEWDGEEEGGCC, from the exons ATGGGCACCAAAATGACAaaactctcctccccctcccaaaacaacaacaaagccctcatcctcctccccctctacatctacccctcccccgacgcCTGGACCCCCCTGCTGCTCGCCGCCAACCGGCACCCCAACCTCCAgttcctcgtcgtcgtcaacccGTCCAATGGCCCCGGGGAGGGCGACAGGCCGGACGAGAACTACGTCCGGGTGCTTCAACAACTGAGGGATGTGGAAAATATAAAGTTGGTGGGGTATGTCTACTGCAGCTatgggaagagggagcagggagagatgaggagggatgtAGAGAGGTATAAAGTTTGGGGGTGTGAGAAGAGGGGTTGC GGCGTGGATATCAAGGGGATTTTCTTTGACGAGGCGCCTGCTGATGGGGGCCATGTGGGGTATATGGCTGAGGCCGCGGGGGAGGTTAGGAGTGCGCTTGGGGaagaggcggtggtggtgtataaCCCGGGGGTTTTTCCGGATCAGGGGTattgggaaaagggggattACGTGGTTGTTTTTGAGAATGTAGCcagggagtggtgggggggttatGTGAGGGAGAATGTGAAGAAGTTACCAAAagagttgagggagaggagtgtGGTTATTGCGCATACTTGTCAGGGAGACGAAAAAGAGAGGATATTGGCGGAtgtgaggagggagcggTGGGGGGCGCACTTTTtaacgggggagggggggtatgagagttgggatgggggttgggggggttatgTGGGtgaggcggatgaggagtgggatggggaggaagaggggggttgttgttga
- a CDS encoding hypothetical protein (CAZy:GH114; EggNog:ENOG503P167; COG:S), whose product MSSLPPNPPEKGRLRRNSRESRLSRRQKLVLAAVAAVLIIVLIVGLGLGLGLRNRGGGGGDDDSLPPAPQPTAIWQPKVNTSWQIILNAKLDIDPNNPAVEPDVDVYDIDMFMHQNSRAVSSLHKLNKKVICYFSAGSYEKNRPDSSKFPEEDIGLVLDGWPDERWLNISSPAIREIMVGRIEIASRMGCDAVDPDNVDGYQNENGMDLTPEDSVSFMTFLADEAHKRNMAIGLKNAGDIVKTMLPRMQFAVNEECAEFNDCRTFSQFVDAGKPVFHIEYPEGAPFNTNAEQKQAYCNAPGANGFSTILKGMNLNFGAESKELQ is encoded by the exons ATGTCATCTCTGCCGCCAAACCCGCCTGAAA AGGGCAGGTTGCGGAGGAATAGTAGGGAATCGAGGCTGTCACGCCGGCAGAagctggtgctggctgccGTGGCCGCCGTGTTGATCATCGTCCTGAttgtcggcctcggcctcggcctcggtctGAGGAAccggggcggcggcggaggagacgACGATTCACTACCACCGGCTCCTCAACCCACCGCCATCTGGCAGCCCAAGGTCAACACGTCATGGCAGATCATCCTCAACGCGAAGCTCGACAttgaccccaacaaccctgcTGTCGAACCCGACGTCGACGTGTACGACATTGACATGTTCATGCACCAAAACTCGCGCGCCGTGTCGAGTCTGcacaagctcaacaagaagGTCATCTGCTACTTCAGCGCCGGGTCCTACGAGAAGAACCGTCCTGACTCGTCCAAGTTCCCCGAGGAGGACATCGGCCTTGTCCTGGATGGGTGGCCGGACGAGAGATGGCTCAACATCAGCAGCCCGGCGATCAGGGAGATCATGGTCGGCCGCATCGAAATCGCCAGCAGGATGGGCTGCGACGCTGTCGATCCTGACAATGTCGATGGGTACCAGAACGAGAACGGGATGGACCTGACACCGGAGGATTCTGTCTCCTTCATGACCTTCCTCGCCGACGAGGCTCACAAGCGCAACATGGCCATCGGCCTCAAGAACGCCGGCGACATTGTCAAGACGATGTTGCCGCGGATGCAGTTTGCCGTCAACGAGGAGTGCGCCGAGTTCAACGACTGCAGGACCTTCTCTCAGTTTGTCGACGCGGGCAAGCCTGTGTTCCACATTGAGTACCCCGAAGGAGCTCCGttcaacaccaacgccgAGCAAAAGCAGGCGTACTGCAATGCCCCAGGCGCGAATGGGTTCAGCACCATTCTCAAGGGGATGAACCTCAATTTTGGGGCTGA ATCAAAAGAGCTGCAATAG
- a CDS encoding hypothetical protein (CAZy:CBM87; EggNog:ENOG503NZ1X; CAZy:CE18; COG:S), giving the protein MIFRRAAAVLGGILALGQGACVKAALSTSNTILVLARDAASATSATSGLQGYGIPYEVLLVPQSGATLPPLNSSAESGNYGGFIVLSELAYNLPGGWGSAVTPAQWQTIYNYQTTFGARMVRLDVFPSTDLGVTLAVPNAGCCNTGVEQLVSISSTTDFPTANIKTGAGVSTQGLWHYPATIINSTLAKQVATFAPSSDGTFTTTTTAAIINDYGRRKQMVWFMSWATDWAQGPNFLQHAYIHWLTRGVFLGKRKIYLSTQVDDMHLATGLYRPVNTEFRARVSDMVQHATWQTNLNSRLPAGSNYFVEIAHNGNGDIENAITQPGGTTTCNPNEPVWYDTPPDTPLEFQKPLGTGTNVWPSSWTTYPWSLTCAKLDPLATWFNTNPNTFAHLSHTFTHLELNNATYSDADKEIKFNKAWLQQLGLWTASKVSQAGLVPPAITGLHNGDVIRAWWDNGIRYVVGDNTRPPLRHPSNSFWPRISNVADNGYAGLTIIPRWATTIYYNCDTAFCTTQEWIDTSGGSGTFANLINDARAVNTRYLLGLHHDPFMFHQANMRTGDVDSYTVGPVTGNLSLLQIWVEVIAQEMTRLTNWPIVTKKHDDIGKLFVDRQTLDNCAPKLRYNYAANGNTITSVTVTANGNSCSVPVPVTVRGGATGSGTTVDAVGSEPPIYWTTLSGSARTLTLSSPAVI; this is encoded by the exons ATGATCTTCCGTAGGGCTGCAGCAGTTCTCGGAGGCATCTTGGCGCTAGGTCAAGGTGCCTGTGTGAAGGctgccctctccacctccaataCCATCTTGGTCCTGGCCCGTGATGCCGCTTCCGCCACCTCGGCTACCTCTGGCCTCCAGGGCTACGGCATCCCATACGAGGTCCTCCTTGTACCTCAGTCCGGTGCCACTCTGCCTCCGCTCAACTCCTCGGCAGAGTCCGGCAACTACGGTGGCTTCATTGTGCTCAGCGAGCTGGCCTATAACCTTCCCGGTGGCTGGGGCAGCGCCGTCACCCCCGCCCAATGGCAGACCATCTACAACTACCAGACCACCTTCGGAGCTCGCATGGTGCGTCTCGATGTGTTCCCCAGCACCGATCTTGGTGTCACTCTTGCCGTCCCGAATGCTGGGTGCTGCAACACGGGCGTCGAGCAGCTCGTCAGCATCAGCTCGACCACTGATTTCCCCACGGCCAACATCAAGAC CGGTGCTGGTGTGAGCACACAAGGTCTCTGGCACTACCcagccaccatcatcaactctACTCTTGCCAAGCAGGTGGCTACTTTTGCTCCTTCTTCGGATggcaccttcaccaccaccacgactgctgccatcatcaacgacTATGGACGTCGGAAGCAGATGGTCTGGTTCATGTCGTGGGCTACCGACTGGGCCCAGGGTCCCAACTTCCTGCAGCACGCCTACATCCACTGGTTGACCCGCGGTGTCT TCCTCGGAAAGCGCAAGATCTATCTAAGCACGCAGGTGGATGACATGCACTTGGCCACGGGCTTGTACCGCCCAGTCAACACCGAGTTCCGTGCTCGCGTGAGCGACATGGTCCAGCATGCTACCTGGCAAACCAACCTCAACTCCCGTCTTCCTGCCGGGTCCAACTACTTTGTCGAGATTGCTCACAACGGCAACGGTGACATCGAGAACGCCATCACTCAGCCCGGCGGAACCACCACGTGCAATCCCAACGAGCCCGTGTGGTACGATACACCACCCGACACTCCTCTCGAGTTCCAGAAGCCCCTCGGCACCGGAACCAATGTCTGGCCCAGCAGCTGGACGACCTATCCGTGGTCCTTGACCTGTGCCAAGCTGGATCCCCTCGCCACCTggttcaacaccaaccccaacaccttTGCCCACCTGTCCCACACCTTCACTCACCTGGAGCTCAACAACGCTACCTACTCCGACGCCGATAAGGAGATCAAGTTCAACAAGGCCTGGCTCCAGCAGCTCGGCCTCTGGACAGCCAGCAAGGTCTCCCAAGCCGGCCTTGTTCCTCCTGCCATCACCGGCCTCCATAACGGCGATGTCATCCGCGCCTGGTGGGACAACGGCATCCGCTACGTCGTCGGCGACAACACCCggccccccctccgccacccgTCCAACTCGTTCTGGCCTCGCATCTCCAACGTCGCCGACAACGGCTACGCCGGCCTGACCATCATCCCACGCtgggccaccaccatctaTTATAATTGCGATACGGCCTTTTGCACCACGCAGGAGTGGATCGACACCTCgggcggcagcggcacctttgccaacctcatcaacgaCGCCCGCGCCGTCAACACCCGctacctcctcggcctccaccACGACCCCTTCATGTTCCACCAGGCCAACATGCGCACCGGCGACGTGGACTCGTACACGGTCGGCCCCGTCACCGGCAACCTCTCTCTCCTGCAGATCTGGGTCGAGGTGATCGCGCAGGAGATGACGCGGTTGACCAACTGGCCGATCGTTACCAAGAAGCACGACGACATTGGCAAGCTGTTTGTCGATCGCCAGACTCTGGA CAACTGCGCCCCCAAGCTGCGCTACAACTACGCCGCCAACggcaacaccatcacctctgTCACTGTCACGGCCAACGGGAACAGCTGCAGCGTCCCTGTGCCGGTGACCGTGAGGGGTGGTGCTACCGGGTCGGGGACGACGGTTGATGCTGTGGGGAGCGAGCCGCCTATCTACTGGACCACTCTGAGCGGGTCCGCGAGGACGCTGACGCTCAGCTCGCCAGCTGTTATCTAG
- a CDS encoding hypothetical protein (EggNog:ENOG503P1AH; COG:G) produces MALVHFDRLKDEKVQDQIVKLTVGYPHKPDYFVNKLAHGLAALCATFFPRPTIIRLSDFKTNEYAGLIGGAEFEPLEESPMLGFRGASRYYSPRYRDGFALECRAIKQLREVMGFTNAVVMVPFCRTVDEAKKVLDVMAENGLRRGEGGLKVYVMCEIPSNVILAERFTEHFDGFSIGSNDLTQLTLGVDRDSGLLADLFDEQDEAVKWMIARVIRVARERGSKVGICGQAPSDHPEFARFLVEAGIDSISAETAIESRLEMANGPYLPLVEEDRSADTRHNRPSPKRRGPLGREDGLGSLFTLFCKLLVSKRVGREHLVEGDAVDGRRRPSNHLTVAMNAQNKQLDRAGGHPGLFRQQTPDPDRLEERPGAKDLELGQPGKLLRNRGEEIDRVGDEKDDGV; encoded by the exons ATGGCGCTGGTACACTTTGACAGgctcaaggatgagaaggtCCAAGACCAAATCGTCAAGCTGACGGTTGGGTACCCCCACAAACCGGATTACTTTGTCAACAAACTCGCCCACGGCCTGGCGGCCCTCTGCGCGACGTTTTTCCCCAGACCGACCATCATCCGGCTCAGCGATTTCAAGACAAACGAGTACGCGGGCCTGATCGGCGGCGCTGAGTTTGAGCCTTTGGAAGAAAGCCCCATGCTTGGCTTCCGCGGCGCGTCGAGGTACTACTCCCCGCGCTACCGCGACGGTTTCGCGCTCGAGTGCCGGGCCATCAAGCAGCTGCgcgaggtgatggggttCACCAACGCGGTAGTGATGGTGCCGTTCTGCCGGACGGTGGAcgaggcgaagaaggtgcTGGATGTCATGGCGGAGAATGGGCTGCGGcgcggggagggagggctgAAGGTTTATGTCATGTGCGAGATACCGTCGAATGTTATCTTGGCCGAGAGGTTCACGGAGCATTTTGACGGGTTTTCCATCGGGTCGAATGACTTGACGCAGTTGACTTTGGGGGTGGACAGGGACTCGGGGCTGTTGGCTGATTTGTTTGATGAGCAGGATGAGGCGGTCAAGTGGATGATTGCGAGGGTGATCCgggtggcgagggagagggggtcaAAGGTGGGTATTTGTGGGCAGGCGCCAAGTGATCACCCAGAGTTTGCGAGGTTTCTGGTCGAGGCCGGGATTGATTCCATTTCG GCTGAAACAGCAATCGAATCCCGGCTAGAAATGGCTAACGGGCCTTACCTCCCTCTTGTCGAAGAGGATCGAAGCGCAGATACTCGCCACAACAGACCCAGTCCCAAACGGCGTGGCCCCCTTGGCCGTGAAGATGGTCTCGGCTCTCTCTTTACACTCTTTTGCAAGCTCCTGGTGTCCAAACGTGTCGGGCGAGAGCACCTTGTCGAGGGGGATGCCGTTGATGGTCGCCGACGACCAAGCAACCACCTGACCGTCGCCATGAACGCCCAAAACAAACAGCTGGATCGAGCTGGCGGCCACCCCGGCCTTTTCCGCCAGCAAACCCCGGATCCGGACCGACTCGAGGAACGTCCCGGAGCTAAAGACCTGGAACTTGGGCAGCCCGGCAAGCTCTTGAGAAATCGAGGTGAGGAGATCGACCGGGTTGGAGACGAGAAGGACGATGGCGTCTGA
- a CDS encoding hypothetical protein (EggNog:ENOG503P1AH; COG:G) — MASQASFIVQARPETVHSRRDPAVLKTYSVKKKGRALATGLSIGDAAVAGHLCLIEDAKDIDRFIDGSILVTVATDPDWVSIMKRAAAIITDHGGRTSHAAIVSRELGVPAVVGTGDATYVLHTDQEVTVSCAEGDVGFVYEGVSDITTTTVDLTDLPPVRTNIMLNLASPSAAYR; from the coding sequence ATGGCATCACAGGCGAGCTTCATCGTCCAGGCCCGACCCGAAACGGTGCACTCCCGTCGGGACCCTGCCGTCCTCAAAACGTACAGTGTCAAAAAGAAGGGGCGTGCTCTAGCCACGGGTCTGTCGATCGGTGATGCCGCGGTGGCAGGCCACCTTTGTCTCATCGAAGACGCCAAAGACATCGACAGGTTCATCGACGGCTCCATTCTGGTGACGGTGGCAACCGACCCAGACTGGGTGTCCATCATGAAGCGCGCggcagccatcatcaccgaccaCGGCGGCCGCACCTCCCACGCCGCCATCGTCAGCCGCGAGCTTGGCGTCCCGGCCGTGGTGGGCACAGGCGACGCCACCTACGTGCTGCACACCGACCAGGAAGTCACCGTCTCGTGCGCCGAAGGCGACGTCGGTTTTGTCTACGAGGGCGTTtccgacatcaccaccacaacagtcGACCTCACCGATCTCCCGCCCGTCCGGACAAACATCATGCTCAACCTCGCCAGCCCCTCCGCGGCCTACCGCTGA
- a CDS encoding hypothetical protein (EggNog:ENOG503P1AH; COG:G) produces MKKHMLRRSRHFPPTLILRYGCIRPSSTSLKMSTALVCDFKHLARGDVALVGGKISSLGEMISRLASQGIPVPPGLLAEWQAGRETLAKTGRAVRRLFIRGEWPADAGPPSPPPTRSSQPRLGLITCLLPSGLARRLRIFLTLALPASESRT; encoded by the exons ATGAAGAAGCATATGCTAAGACGATCTCGTCACTTCCCGCCGACTCTCATCTTGCGGTACGGCTGTATCCGGCCATCGTCAACATCCTTGAAGATGTCTACCGCCTTGGTTTGTGACTTTAAACATCTGGCACGCGGTGATGTCGCGCTGGTCGGCGGGAAAATCTCGTCCTTGGGCGAGATGATCAGCCGTCTCGCAAGCCAGGGCATTCCCGTGCCGCCTGG TTTGTTGGCGGAATGGCAGGCCGGGCGCGAGACCCTTGCCAAGACGGGCCGGGCAGTCCGTCGATTGTTCATCCGCGGCGAGTGGCCGGCTGATGCGgggccgccatcaccaccgcctacAAGAAGCTCTCAGCCGAGGCTCGGATTGATAACCTGCCTATTGCCGTCCGGTCTAGCGCGACGGCTAAGGATCTTCCTGACGCTAGCTTTGCCGGCCAGCGAGAGTCGTACTTAA
- a CDS encoding hypothetical protein (EggNog:ENOG503NVY6; COG:S) has product MVAYKLSAGTALLSLTVRSLAVPVVSEPTTTFTSTPAFTPPVRPHSNVTDHGPYSGPPPTTTGAKTTDVLAPSIPALPPGPNAFDYPSDGELHAPLPAPYTPSGGVGTNGSAPVYRVLSDFDYESIALALYQEWIELDLFHWGLATFSEEEFEEAGLKAEDRYLLQFMAEQEVGHATLLSNMLGPSAPVQCSYNYPVTNVREYIDFSQKLTRYGEAGVYGFLNHLNAHDVGQMLLQSITTEARQQMIFRQFEGLFPMPEWFQVGIPQSWAWTLLAPYISSCPANQTRLVWQNFPALHILNQPNPARNNGSNAWNETTGGYTNTLSTADIEDDEDCINSTEEGVNCSPGITNNRTNPLSYPGRQVFLQWDEPGFPVGPNNSYITSTSANPPVFAAWVSQLNVTYTPLEEIQNNTAWTVQPNMETFAGDPAVNGTIFLVLTDLDLYVTPYNLTQLNPHVYAVGMYQSG; this is encoded by the coding sequence ATGGTCGCCTACAAGCTCTCCGCGGGCACTGCCCTGCTCTCTCTAACTGTCCGGTCTTTGGCAGTTCCTGTCGTCTCTGAGCCAACCACCACTTTTACCTCGACACCCGCCTTCACTCCTCCCGTCAGACCACACAGCAATGTTACAGATCACGGCCCATACAGCgggccaccacccaccaccactggaGCCAAGACCACCGATGTTCTtgccccctccatcccagcTTTGCCCCCTGGACCGAACGCGTTTGACTATCCAAGTGACGGCGAGCTGCACGCTCCGCTCCCAGCACCATACACGCCTTCCGGCGGTGTGGGAACGAACGGATCCGCCCCAGTGTATCGCGTGCTCTCCGACTTTGACTACGAGTCCATTGCCCTGGCACTCTACCAAGAATGGATCGAGCTCGATCTCTTTCACTGGGGGCTTGCGACCTTTTCTGAAGAGGAGTTCGAGGAGGCTGGTCTGAAGGCTGAGGACCGCTACCTTCTCCAGTTCATGGCTGAGCAAGAAGTCGGCCATGCCACTCTTCTCAGCAACATGCTCGGCCCCTCTGCTCCAGTCCAGTGCAGCTACAACTATCCAGTCACCAATGTCCGCGAGTACATTGACTTTTCCCAGAAGCTGACCCGGTACGGCGAAGCTGGTGTCTACGGtttcctcaaccacctcaatGCTCACGATGTTGGACAGATGCTCCTTCagagcatcaccaccgaggCCCGTCAGCAGATGATCTTCCGCCAGTTCGAGGGCTTGTTCCCCATGCCCGAGTGGTTCCAGGTCGGCATCCCCCAGTCCTGGGCCTGGACCTTGCTGGCACCTTACATCTCATCCTGCCCCGCCAACCAGACCCGCCTGGTCTGGCAGAACTTCCCTGCCCTTcacatcctcaaccagcccaaccccGCTCGCAACAATGGCTCCAACGCCTGGAATGAGACCACTGGCGGctacaccaacaccctcagcACTGCCGATAttgaggacgacgaggactgCATCAACAGCACTGAGGAGGGCGTGAACTGCTCCCctggcatcaccaacaaccgcACCAACCCTCTCTCCTACCCAGGCCGTCAGGTCTTCCTCCAGTGGGACGAGCCTGGTTTCCCTGTCggccccaacaacagctaTATCACCAGCACGAGTGCCAACCCGCCTGTCTTTGCCGCTTGGGTCAGTCAGCTCAACGTCACTTACACTCCTCTGGAGGAAATCCAGAACAACACCGCCTGGACTGTGCAGCCCAACATGGAGACGTTTGCTGGTGATCCGGCTGTCAACGGTACCATCTTTTTGGTCTTGACAGACTTGGATCTTTATGTTACTCCTTACAACCTTACCCAGCTGAACCCTCATGTGTATGCTGTGGGTATGTACCAGTCTGGTTAA
- the TRP2_3 gene encoding anthranilate synthase component 1 (EggNog:ENOG503NVS2; COG:E) — translation MHLLPLLLSGACYSTIVAAAATPAATVSPLPAFNKLDLSGPEIWGSYNEIEDCEMHQAIECLHDQICARRNVPIYGKIRCTIGSSVAYLCNYRKKGDKFEDEIEAVVREGNRKKEGGELTCDHREMYEAWRQIRIAKGSHTGWWYDGKGKKTYGFDRRCKDGECDNGWMTGSEWEQCTNIKKSNNDWLFDYEAPEYLNYTGRFEQHLPDPANDFEPVYFNPWYEGKRPK, via the coding sequence AtgcatctcctccccctgctcCTCTCAGGAGCATGCTACTCCACCATTGTCGCCGCCGCGGCCACCCCCGCGGCGACGgtatcccccctccccgccttcaACAAACTAGACCTGAGCGGGCCCGAGATCTGGGGCTCGTACAATGAAATCGAAGACTGCGAGATGCACCAAGCCATCGAGTGCCTCCACGACCAAATCTGCGCCCGCCGCAACGTGCCCATCTACGGTAAGATTCGCTGCACCATCGGCAGCTCGGTCGCCTACCTCTGCAACTACCGCAAGAAGGGCGACAAGTTCGAAGACGAGATCGAAGCCGTCGTCCGCGAGGGCAACCGCAAGAAGGAGGGCGGCGAGCTCACTTGTGACCATCGCGAGATGTACGAGGCCTGGAGGCAAATACGCATTGCCAAGGGGTCCCACACGGGCTGGTGGTATGACggcaagggaaagaagacgTACGGGTTTGACAGACGCTGCAAGGACGGGGAGTGCGACAACGGGTGGATGACGGGGAGCGAGTGGGAGCAGTGCACGAATATCAAGAAGAGCAATAACGACTGGCTGTTTGACTATGAGGCGCCCGAGTACCTCAATTACACGGGGAGGTTCGAGCAGCACTTGCCTGATCCGGCGAATGATTTCGAGCCGGTATACTTCAACCCTTGGTATGAGGGGAAGAGGCCGAAATGA
- a CDS encoding hypothetical protein (EggNog:ENOG503P8KB): MSQGPTTQSPMIMDAAAVQRPENAHLDSKLQTSQPATFQPMDTQKPHEDSEVGLRGGDRGGCCPGRFCFIIPCPLPCDCCII, translated from the exons atgtcTCAAGGCCCCACCACTCAATCGCCCATGATCatggatgctgctgctgtccagCGCCCAGAGAATGCGCACCTGGATAGCAAGTTGCAGACGAGTCAGCCAGCAACATTTCAACCGATGG ATACCCAGAAGCCACACGAAGACTCAGAGGTCGGCCTGAGAGGTGGTGATCGCGGTGGCTGCTGCCCTGGTCGTTTCTGCTTCATCATTCCCTGCCCATTGCCCTGCGACTGCTGCATCATCTAA
- a CDS encoding hypothetical protein (COG:E; EggNog:ENOG503NXIY) has translation MGLYKELPESLTEVDIIIAGGGTAGCIVAARLTDADPNLSILVIERGSNNDLPTIAYPLFFMQNIVAGSKASIFYQTAPEEQLDGREIIVPAGGVLGGGSSINLMMYTRAQRSDFDGWDVPGWSADEMLPYLKKLETYHGVDHNGTHGHDGPINVSTGTFTSTKFQNEFLSVVEETG, from the exons ATGGGCCTCTACAAAGAGCTACCGGAATCCCTCACCGaggtcgacatcatcatcgccggAG GTGGCACGGCCGGTTGCATCGTCGCCGCAAGACTAACGGATGCTGATCCCAACCTTTCCATCCTGGTGATTGAGCGCGGCAGCAATAATGACCTGCCCACAATCGCATATCCGCTGTTCTTCATGCAGAACATTGTGGCAGGCAGCAAGGCAAGCATTTTTTACCAAACAGCGCCGGAGGAGCAGCTGGATGGTCGAGAGATCATTGTccctgctggtggtgttctcGGGGGCGGGTCGTCGATCAACCTGATGATGTACACTCGGGCTCAGAGGTCCGACTTCGATGGGTGGGATGTGCCAGGTTGGTCTGCTGATGAGATGTTGCCGTATCTAAAGAAG CTGGAGACTTATCACGGAGTGGACCACAATGGAACGCATGGTCATGATGGTCCCATTAATGTTTCTACTGGCACTTTCACGTCTACCAAGTTCCAAAATGAGTTCCTT